GCCGATAAGAAGGTAACTACACAACCCCACCCCCTCCCAGCCGACGAACATCAAGAGGTAATTGTCGGCCAGCACCAAAGTCAGCATAGAGAAGACAAACAGATTCAAATAGGTGAAATAGCGGCCATAGCCGCTGTCATCATGCATATATCCGATGGAGTAGAGATGAATCAGGAATCCGACTCCGGAGACCACCAGTACCATCACAGCCGATAACGGGTCAAAAAGAAAACCGATGTTGACATTGAACTCACCAGAGGAGATCCAGGTGAAAAGCACCTGTCCAATGATTCGGGCATTTTCCGGCAGAGAAAGGAGATCAAAAAAGAATTTTACGCCCAGAAGGAAAGAGAGTCCGACCGAACCGCAGGCGATCAGGGAAATGACTCTTTTGTGGAGCCGACCAATAAACAGGCCATTCAACAAGAATCCTATCAACGGAAAGAGAGGTATGAGATAGAGATATCCGTTCATTCTACGATTGCCTTACCATTTCATCAAGTTGAACCGGTCGGCATTGATCGAATTCCGATTGCGGTAGATTGTTATAATAATCGCCAGACCCACCGCCGCCTCGGCTGCGGCGACAGCCATGATCAGAAAGACAAAAACATGACCATCCATTAGGTTCAGAAATCGGGAGAAAGCTATGATAGCCAGATTGGCGGCATTGAGCATCACCTCAATCGACATAAACATGATGATCAGGTTTCGTGACAGAATCACGCCGGCCGCGCCGATGACAAACAGCAGGGCGCTGACAATCAGATAATGCGGCATCGGAACCATCAGGAGTCCCCTTCCTTTTCGCTCTTATCTTTCCTGGCCATGACTACGGCGCCAACGATGGCCACCAGCAACAAAATGGAAGTCAATTCAAAAGGATAAATGTATTTGGTGTAGAGTAATTCCGCGACCGGCCTGACCGTGCCGAAATCGGGTGAGGCCTGCACCATGAGGCTGTTCATCCGCTGCGGGAAGGCCATCTCTTTGATAATGATGACCAGTTCCGCGAAGAAAACAACGGCCAGAATCAGCCGGGTCGCCTTATCCATGCGGGGACGCTTTTCGGTGAACTTCTCCCCGCGCAGATTCAGGAGCATGATGACAAAGAGGAAAAGAACCAGAATGGCGCCGGCATAGACAATTATAAGGAGAGCGCCGACAAATATGGCGTTAAGCTGCACAAACAGGACGGCCAATGCCACCAGTGAAACAATCAGGTACAGAACCGAAGCAACCGGGTTGCGCTGAAGAATCATCATCAGCGCTCCTCCCACAGCAGCGACAGCCGCAAAATAGAAAATTATCAGTTCCATCATCTTACTAAAATATCCTTCGCACCCGGCGAATAATCCGTTTAAAAGGTTTCTCCTTTACCGGACGATTGGTCAGCATCTGTTCCTTAGTAAATATAAAGGAGTCGCGATTGTCATTAGAAAACTCATATTCATGGCCGAGAAATATTGCCTCCTCCGGGCAGGCCTCCTCGCAGAATCCGCAGAAAATACATCTCAATAGATTGATTTCATAGATTTTGGCGTATCTTTCGCTTTTTTCCTTTTCCGCCCCCTCCATATAGATGGCATCGGCGGGACAGGCAGCGGCACAAAGGCCACAGCAAACGCAGCGCTCGGTGCCATCCTCGTAGATTTCCAGATAATGCAGACCTCGATACCGCGGCGCCATCGGTTTCTTGACCCGGGGGTACTGAATAGTCACGGGTTTCATGAAAAGGTGTTTGAGAGTAGTATAGAACCCTTTCGGAAACGCAATGAATACTGTTTTTATGACATCAACCATACAATTTCAATTCAAAACCTGAAAACCAGGGCTGTCACCATAACATTTAGAAGGGCCAGAGGAAACAAAACCTTCCATCCGAAATTCATCAGTTGGTCGTACCGCAGACGCGGCAGCGTGGCCCGCAGCCAGATATAGACCGACATAAAGAAAAACACTTTGATGCTGAACCAGACCACCGGCGGAAGGAACGGTCCGTGCCATCCACCCAGGAATATAGTTGTGGCTACCGAAGAAACGGCGATCATATTGGCGTACTCTCCGATGAAGAACATGGCAAACCGCAGCGATGAGTACTCGGTATGGTAGCCGGCCACCAGTTCCGATTCGGCCTCGGCCAGGTCAAAGGGAGCGCGATTGGTTTCGGCCACGGCGCAAATGGCATAGAGAACAAAGCCGACCGGCTGACGGAAGATGAACCAGTCGAGGAAATGCTCCTGCTGGGCGACCAGTTCCTTGAGCGAGAGGGTTCCGGCAATAACCAGCACGCAGATAATAGACAGGCCATAAGCAACTTCGTATGATAGCATCTGTGCCGAGGAACGTATCCCGCCAAGCAACGAATATTTAGAACCGGATGACCAGCCGGCCATAACAATGCCATAGACGCCAAGAGAGGTTACGGCAAAAATAAACAGGATACCGATGTTCAGATCCGAGATAACCATATCGATCCGATAACCGAAAAGGGTCACCTGGTCGCCGAAAGGTACGACCGCATAAGAAAGGAGAGCGGGAATAAACATGACGATCGGGGCCAGGGCATAGGTGATGCGCTCGGCGTTGTCCGGGACAATATCCTCTTTAAAAATCAGTTTTATGCCGTCGGCAATCGGTTGCAGAAGTCCGAACGGGCCGGCCATATTGGGGCCGATACGGTGCTGAAAACGGCCGACCAGTTTTCGCTCCAGCCAAGTGGCATAAGCGCAACCGGTAAGGACGGCAATTATCACTACGGTGACTTTCAGAGCCGAAATTATGGCGAAAGTGAGCATGCTTATGCTTCCTCCACCTTTGTCAATTTGACACGGTCGATTCTTCTCTTGCGCATCTGCAGGACATTAACCGGCATGGCGGCGAAATTTCCACTCAGCAGGACGACATCGCTATCAATATGCTCGGAAATCCTGACCGGCAGGATCACCTTGCCGACCTCTGATTCCACCCGCACTATGGTTCCATTCTCCAGTTCAAGCCGTTCGGCCAAAGAGGGTGAAATCTCGATATATGCCTCATTGCAGAAAGCGGCCAGCGATGGGGATTTTTCGGTAAGATGGCCGAAGTGATGCAGATCGTCAAGAACAAAAAGCGGCCATGGGTATTCCGGATGCGGCGGTTCCTCGGCATAACGAACCTCAAGGAGCTTATTCTCGCGACGGGACGCCGAATCAGTTTCCAATAAGTCTAATGTTTCACGGTGCAATTGATCGATAGTACCGAATATTGTTTCTTTCATGCCGGCGGCGATTTTGTTTATGATCTCAAAGGCCGGAAGGGAATTTGCCACCGGCTTCATGGCCGCTTCAAATGCTTGAATGGTTCCCTCAAGATTCACAAAATGCCCGTTATATTCGGCCCAACTCGAG
This is a stretch of genomic DNA from Candidatus Zixiibacteriota bacterium. It encodes these proteins:
- the nuoK gene encoding NADH-quinone oxidoreductase subunit NuoK gives rise to the protein MVPMPHYLIVSALLFVIGAAGVILSRNLIIMFMSIEVMLNAANLAIIAFSRFLNLMDGHVFVFLIMAVAAAEAAVGLAIIITIYRNRNSINADRFNLMKW
- a CDS encoding NADH-quinone oxidoreductase subunit J encodes the protein MMELIIFYFAAVAAVGGALMMILQRNPVASVLYLIVSLVALAVLFVQLNAIFVGALLIIVYAGAILVLFLFVIMLLNLRGEKFTEKRPRMDKATRLILAVVFFAELVIIIKEMAFPQRMNSLMVQASPDFGTVRPVAELLYTKYIYPFELTSILLLVAIVGAVVMARKDKSEKEGDS
- the nuoI gene encoding NADH-quinone oxidoreductase subunit NuoI → MVDVIKTVFIAFPKGFYTTLKHLFMKPVTIQYPRVKKPMAPRYRGLHYLEIYEDGTERCVCCGLCAAACPADAIYMEGAEKEKSERYAKIYEINLLRCIFCGFCEEACPEEAIFLGHEYEFSNDNRDSFIFTKEQMLTNRPVKEKPFKRIIRRVRRIF
- the nuoH gene encoding NADH-quinone oxidoreductase subunit NuoH, producing the protein MLTFAIISALKVTVVIIAVLTGCAYATWLERKLVGRFQHRIGPNMAGPFGLLQPIADGIKLIFKEDIVPDNAERITYALAPIVMFIPALLSYAVVPFGDQVTLFGYRIDMVISDLNIGILFIFAVTSLGVYGIVMAGWSSGSKYSLLGGIRSSAQMLSYEVAYGLSIICVLVIAGTLSLKELVAQQEHFLDWFIFRQPVGFVLYAICAVAETNRAPFDLAEAESELVAGYHTEYSSLRFAMFFIGEYANMIAVSSVATTIFLGGWHGPFLPPVVWFSIKVFFFMSVYIWLRATLPRLRYDQLMNFGWKVLFPLALLNVMVTALVFRF